The following are encoded in a window of Paenibacillaceae bacterium GAS479 genomic DNA:
- a CDS encoding adenylylsulfate kinase has product MSGKSGCVVWFTGLSGAGKTTTARELLQQLRAVGIKSELLDGDELRTGICKGLGFSYEERMENIRRIVYVSELLARNGVITIVSAITPYQEMRDYARSVIADYAEVFVDSPLEACERRDVKGLYAKARNKEIECFTGISDPYEIPDHPEITLYPEDGSAQDNARLVCNWLKQAGYLNSRKEEMV; this is encoded by the coding sequence ATGAGTGGGAAAAGCGGGTGCGTTGTTTGGTTTACAGGGCTGTCAGGCGCGGGCAAGACAACAACGGCCCGCGAGCTCCTGCAGCAGCTACGCGCAGTGGGCATAAAATCAGAACTGCTTGACGGCGATGAGCTGAGAACAGGAATTTGCAAAGGACTCGGCTTTAGCTACGAAGAGCGGATGGAAAATATTAGACGCATCGTTTATGTTAGTGAGCTTTTGGCCCGTAATGGCGTCATTACGATCGTATCCGCGATAACGCCGTATCAGGAAATGCGGGATTACGCCCGATCGGTAATTGCCGATTACGCGGAGGTGTTTGTCGATAGCCCTCTTGAGGCTTGCGAGCGTCGTGATGTAAAGGGCTTGTACGCCAAAGCGCGCAACAAGGAAATCGAATGTTTCACCGGTATATCCGACCCTTATGAGATTCCAGATCATCCAGAAATTACGTTGTACCCCGAGGATGGCAGCGCACAGGACAATGCCCGCCTTGTTTGTAATTGGCTCAAGCAAGCCGGTTACTTAAATTCCCGCAAGGAGGAGATGGTATGA
- a CDS encoding Arylsulfatase A, which yields MNFIFISLDTLRADRLGAYGYKKPTSPYIDKIASEGVLFEKAYAADIPTEVAHTGIFTGKVGLTTGVVSHGSELNSLPKSVQWLPSLLKNAGYTTAAVDNLYQLKEWFARGYRHYINSSGSKRWIDGKTINELATSWLSTKGEEPFFLFLHYWDPHTPYLPPEKYIPSFYDQEKDPYDPANRSMDEAYNSAAYPFFKYHHYDMLGSVTDAEYMNALYDAEVRYLDDRLRELDEELVRLGLAEDTMLVLFGDHGESLTEHDIYWDHCGLYDTTVNVPLIIRWPNRIAGGRRVPGLVQQVDLMPTLLEAAGIEIPEDLDGRSLWSAIDGQTSGTHERVFLSECAWQAARGVTDGNYKLIVTYDSGPFKRPPRELYDLKSDPGETINLAELMPELADELQVLIDEWVRAKLAGREDPMQKQLEVGLPFRRRIETILGQYGLSWDEWWNDPIRGKFDDAVERKQRALEEQQR from the coding sequence ATGAATTTTATATTCATCTCACTCGATACATTACGCGCCGACCGACTCGGCGCGTATGGTTATAAGAAGCCAACAAGCCCTTACATCGATAAAATCGCCTCGGAAGGGGTGTTGTTCGAGAAGGCTTACGCCGCCGACATTCCGACGGAGGTTGCTCATACGGGCATTTTCACAGGCAAGGTTGGTTTAACGACAGGCGTTGTGTCTCACGGCTCCGAGCTCAACTCACTTCCTAAGTCGGTGCAATGGCTTCCTTCTTTACTGAAAAACGCGGGTTATACGACGGCTGCCGTAGATAATTTATACCAGCTGAAGGAATGGTTCGCGCGAGGATACCGCCATTATATAAATTCCTCCGGCAGCAAGCGCTGGATTGACGGCAAAACGATCAATGAATTGGCTACATCATGGCTCTCGACGAAGGGAGAGGAACCATTTTTCCTCTTTCTTCATTACTGGGATCCGCATACACCGTACTTACCGCCAGAAAAGTATATCCCGAGCTTTTATGACCAGGAAAAAGACCCATACGATCCAGCCAATCGGAGTATGGATGAAGCCTATAATAGTGCAGCCTATCCGTTCTTTAAGTACCATCATTATGACATGCTGGGCAGCGTTACTGATGCCGAGTATATGAATGCTTTGTACGATGCGGAAGTTCGTTACCTGGATGATCGGCTCCGTGAGCTGGATGAGGAGCTAGTAAGGCTTGGCTTGGCTGAGGATACGATGCTTGTCCTGTTCGGCGACCATGGGGAGAGCTTGACGGAGCATGATATTTATTGGGATCACTGCGGTCTCTATGATACAACGGTGAATGTGCCGCTAATTATTAGATGGCCGAACCGAATTGCTGGCGGTAGACGGGTTCCAGGTCTCGTGCAGCAGGTCGATCTCATGCCGACATTGCTAGAAGCGGCAGGTATTGAGATTCCAGAAGATTTGGACGGGAGGAGCCTCTGGTCGGCAATTGACGGTCAAACATCAGGAACTCATGAGCGAGTTTTTCTGAGCGAATGTGCTTGGCAGGCAGCCAGAGGCGTGACAGACGGTAATTACAAACTGATTGTGACCTATGATTCAGGTCCGTTCAAGCGTCCACCGCGCGAGCTGTACGACTTGAAATCCGATCCGGGCGAGACGATTAACCTTGCGGAGCTTATGCCAGAGTTGGCCGATGAGCTTCAGGTTTTAATCGATGAATGGGTTCGGGCTAAATTGGCAGGCAGAGAAGATCCAATGCAGAAGCAGCTTGAGGTTGGACTGCCATTCCGAAGGCGGATCGAAACCATTTTGGGCCAATACGGACTTTCTTGGGATGAGTGGTGGAATGATCCAATCCGTGGCAAATTTGATGATGCCGTCGAGCGTAAACAGCGGGCTTTAGAGGAGCAGCAGCGATGA
- a CDS encoding Arylsulfatase A has translation MTGQPNILILMSDQHRYDCTGISGIYPVQTPNIDRIAKDGIWFTNAYTPLPVCGPSRQSFICGRRPESFGAYWNDGIGLPIASLTKNDYSWARDMQAAHYATGYIGKWGGSSTADPTAFGYDRYINSDKEYAAFRAAKYPELGYANGILGETDPVPLEDAPTHWLAKRSCEMLEDLSRSGGPWHARINFTEPHPPCRPSEPFSSLYDPKQVPEWGSFRDTFENKPYIQRQQLLNWGLEDFTWEDWAPTVARYYGIISQMDDAVGMILQTLAELGEAENTIVIYTSDHGDMCGGHRMVDKHYILYDDVVKVPLAIRYPGVIAPGQICESFVYNTLDLPPTLLEWLNLPVPEEFHGRSLLPLLDEQPPEDWRTSVVSTYNGQQFGLYVQRMIRTSTWKYIWNPTDLDELYDLVNDPNELINRIADPQCGETVSSLRRSLHAELKKTKDGILRGSWLDGQLLDGRKL, from the coding sequence ATGACGGGGCAGCCGAATATTCTCATCCTGATGTCGGATCAGCATCGCTACGACTGTACGGGCATCAGCGGCATATACCCGGTTCAAACACCGAATATCGACCGAATTGCGAAGGATGGGATTTGGTTTACGAATGCTTATACGCCGCTTCCCGTGTGCGGACCGTCCAGGCAATCCTTTATATGCGGCCGGAGACCCGAAAGCTTCGGAGCCTATTGGAACGACGGTATAGGGCTGCCTATAGCGAGCTTAACTAAAAATGATTATTCTTGGGCGAGAGATATGCAGGCTGCCCATTATGCAACCGGTTATATCGGCAAATGGGGAGGAAGCTCAACAGCTGACCCGACTGCGTTCGGATATGACCGATATATCAATTCCGACAAGGAATATGCCGCATTCCGCGCGGCCAAGTATCCTGAGCTCGGCTATGCAAACGGCATTTTGGGAGAAACCGATCCCGTGCCTCTTGAAGATGCGCCTACGCATTGGCTGGCAAAACGATCTTGTGAAATGCTGGAGGACCTTTCTCGCAGCGGCGGTCCGTGGCATGCCAGAATCAATTTTACGGAGCCTCATCCGCCTTGCCGGCCTTCCGAGCCGTTCTCTTCCTTGTATGATCCGAAGCAAGTGCCCGAATGGGGCAGCTTCCGTGACACATTCGAGAATAAACCTTATATTCAGCGGCAGCAGCTGCTCAATTGGGGCCTTGAAGATTTTACTTGGGAGGACTGGGCGCCTACGGTTGCGCGTTATTACGGCATAATAAGCCAGATGGACGATGCCGTCGGCATGATCCTGCAAACTCTGGCTGAGCTTGGCGAAGCTGAGAATACAATCGTCATTTATACATCGGATCATGGTGATATGTGCGGCGGTCACCGCATGGTGGATAAACATTATATTCTATATGATGATGTCGTAAAGGTACCGCTTGCTATTCGCTATCCGGGAGTGATCGCTCCAGGACAGATTTGCGAATCCTTTGTGTATAATACACTTGATTTGCCGCCAACACTGCTTGAATGGCTGAACCTGCCGGTGCCTGAAGAATTCCATGGACGCTCGCTGTTGCCGCTGCTTGATGAGCAGCCTCCAGAAGATTGGCGCACTTCCGTTGTATCGACATACAATGGGCAACAATTCGGGCTTTATGTGCAACGGATGATCCGGACATCCACCTGGAAATATATATGGAATCCGACCGATCTCGATGAGCTTTATGATCTGGTTAATGATCCCAATGAGCTCATTAACCGAATCGCAGACCCCCAATGCGGGGAAACCGTCAGCTCGCTCAGACGTTCGCTGCACGCGGAGCTGAAAAAGACGAAGGACGGTATCTTGCGCGGAAGCTGGCTGGATGGGCAGCTGCTGGATGGGCGGAAGCTGTAA
- a CDS encoding Predicted oxidoreductase, whose product MKTIGIRGIDKPVSALIKGTDYFYNDAYEKASANMDAFMAIGGNTVDTAYIYCNGQSEAVLGRYMEERGNRDDLVILTKGAHPDHTGPRVNREAIRSDLLESLERLRTDYVELYALHRDDPSVPVGAIIEALNEHIEAGRIGAIGGSNWTWQRLQEANEYADAHGLAGFTFSSPNLSLAKAKEAFWSGCVSADEETLRWHEQQQLPLLSWSSQARGFFTGRFTPEVRDNADLVRVFYSDENWERFRRAGQLAEQKNVTTIQIALAYVLNQPFPACALIGAQNSDELLSCQAGAEIKLTREELDWLDLTAELLKQ is encoded by the coding sequence ATGAAAACCATTGGAATCCGCGGTATTGATAAACCGGTATCTGCACTTATCAAAGGAACAGACTACTTTTACAATGATGCATACGAAAAGGCAAGCGCTAATATGGATGCCTTTATGGCCATCGGTGGCAACACCGTTGATACAGCTTATATTTACTGCAACGGACAGAGTGAAGCTGTCCTAGGCCGCTACATGGAGGAGCGCGGCAATCGGGACGATCTCGTTATTTTGACAAAAGGCGCCCATCCGGATCACACGGGTCCTCGCGTCAATCGTGAAGCGATTCGCAGTGATCTACTCGAAAGTCTGGAGCGGCTGCGAACGGATTATGTGGAGCTCTACGCGCTGCATCGGGATGATCCTTCCGTTCCTGTGGGAGCCATCATTGAAGCACTGAACGAACATATCGAAGCCGGCCGCATTGGCGCAATCGGCGGATCCAATTGGACATGGCAGCGCCTTCAAGAAGCCAATGAATATGCAGACGCACACGGTCTTGCCGGCTTCACATTCAGCAGCCCGAATCTTAGTCTAGCCAAAGCCAAGGAAGCGTTCTGGTCCGGCTGCGTCTCGGCTGATGAGGAAACTCTCCGCTGGCATGAGCAGCAACAGCTTCCTCTCCTGTCCTGGTCTTCGCAGGCACGTGGCTTTTTTACGGGCCGCTTCACGCCGGAAGTGCGTGATAATGCGGATCTCGTCCGTGTTTTTTATAGCGATGAGAACTGGGAACGCTTTCGTCGGGCAGGACAGCTTGCCGAGCAAAAGAATGTGACGACCATTCAAATCGCCCTCGCATATGTTTTAAATCAGCCGTTTCCGGCTTGCGCACTGATCGGCGCCCAGAATAGCGATGAGCTGCTTTCATGCCAGGCTGGAGCTGAGATCAAGCTGACGCGAGAAGAGCTTGATTGGCTGGATCTGACGGCCGAGTTGCTGAAACAATAA
- a CDS encoding Predicted dehydrogenase, which produces MNRKLSWGVLGVASIARRAVIPGLLESQFNEVKALASRDAAKAKQAAEEFGIEKAYGSYEELIWDDAIDAVYIPLPNHLHREWTIRALQAGKHVLCEKPLALTAAEAEEMAAAAAASGKILAEAFMYRHHPRYDMIRNVIASGEIGDIRNIHATFTFNSSGGSGNVRFRKEWGGGSLYDIGCYPITAARLLLGQEPEAATVQAFFSPEHGNVDMMASGLLEFPGNVAVKFDCGMWAASRNHLEVLGIDGLIEIPSAFVAGPDQGANFFVTSKGVRREVEVPKVNQFSLECDDFARTVLFGEPQKFTPDDSIRNMRVIDACLRSAHERIRVELQPEPIRP; this is translated from the coding sequence ATGAATAGAAAGCTTAGTTGGGGAGTTTTGGGAGTAGCATCAATCGCCCGTCGCGCTGTCATTCCAGGATTGCTGGAATCGCAATTCAATGAAGTGAAAGCCCTTGCAAGCCGGGATGCCGCTAAGGCCAAACAGGCAGCCGAAGAATTCGGAATTGAGAAAGCGTATGGCAGCTATGAAGAGCTGATTTGGGACGATGCCATCGATGCTGTATACATCCCGCTTCCTAATCATCTGCACCGGGAATGGACCATTCGGGCTCTGCAAGCTGGCAAACATGTATTATGTGAAAAGCCGCTTGCGTTGACCGCAGCCGAAGCTGAAGAGATGGCGGCAGCTGCTGCAGCGTCGGGTAAAATTCTCGCAGAAGCCTTCATGTACCGTCATCATCCTCGTTACGATATGATTCGCAATGTAATCGCCTCCGGTGAGATCGGGGATATCAGGAATATCCACGCTACCTTCACATTTAATAGTTCCGGTGGCAGCGGAAACGTCCGCTTCCGCAAAGAATGGGGTGGCGGCAGCTTGTATGATATTGGCTGTTATCCCATCACAGCAGCACGTCTGCTGCTCGGCCAAGAGCCCGAGGCCGCTACGGTCCAAGCCTTCTTTTCACCGGAGCACGGCAATGTCGATATGATGGCTTCAGGGCTGCTTGAGTTCCCGGGGAACGTCGCAGTCAAGTTTGATTGCGGGATGTGGGCAGCTTCTCGTAATCATCTGGAAGTGCTCGGCATCGATGGTCTGATCGAGATTCCCTCCGCTTTCGTCGCCGGGCCTGACCAAGGTGCTAACTTCTTCGTTACATCAAAAGGTGTTCGTCGTGAGGTCGAAGTACCGAAAGTTAATCAGTTTTCCTTGGAATGCGATGATTTTGCTCGGACGGTGCTGTTTGGCGAACCGCAGAAATTTACGCCTGACGACTCGATCCGCAATATGCGCGTAATAGACGCTTGCCTCCGCTCGGCTCACGAGCGAATTCGCGTTGAGCTACAACCTGAACCTATACGCCCTTAA
- a CDS encoding AraC-type DNA-binding protein translates to MRKNAHLITLRDIPYFVFPESVGMYTDAPEHSVYREEGALNNFNIHYVASGKGYAEVDGEIHELQKGQLLLYFPLQEQRYYSSNDDPWDVRWVHFYGDKLHDYMIERGFHKNRIWRLRQTAAWEEAHLALLQEAEMNSMNRPALLSSLVYAVLAEFVHQAVPIAQPRTGPAENRILALLPLLQEEAGNPFILQEWAAKAQVSPFYFCKLFRNALGMTPSEFVTRARLQMAKQKLLEHREAKIGDIADQAGYPSVSYFNKRFQEHEGMTPTEYRKLFQS, encoded by the coding sequence ATGAGAAAAAATGCCCATCTAATTACGCTGCGTGATATTCCCTATTTCGTGTTTCCAGAATCGGTCGGCATGTACACGGATGCTCCCGAGCATTCCGTTTATCGGGAGGAGGGGGCATTGAACAATTTCAACATCCATTATGTTGCATCTGGCAAGGGGTATGCGGAAGTAGACGGTGAGATTCATGAGCTGCAAAAGGGGCAATTACTACTATACTTTCCGCTGCAAGAGCAGCGTTACTACAGTAGTAATGACGATCCTTGGGATGTTCGCTGGGTTCATTTTTATGGTGATAAGCTACATGATTATATGATTGAAAGAGGCTTTCATAAAAATCGGATCTGGAGACTCCGGCAGACAGCGGCATGGGAGGAAGCGCATCTGGCGCTTCTCCAGGAAGCCGAGATGAACAGCATGAACCGTCCGGCGCTTCTTTCATCGCTCGTATATGCCGTGTTGGCCGAATTTGTGCATCAAGCTGTTCCGATTGCACAGCCCCGAACGGGCCCGGCAGAAAACAGAATTCTAGCTTTGCTGCCACTTCTGCAAGAAGAGGCCGGAAATCCGTTCATCCTGCAGGAATGGGCCGCCAAGGCGCAAGTGAGTCCTTTTTATTTTTGCAAGCTTTTCCGCAATGCACTGGGTATGACGCCATCCGAGTTCGTCACTCGAGCCAGACTGCAAATGGCCAAGCAAAAGCTGCTTGAACATAGAGAAGCCAAAATCGGGGATATTGCGGATCAGGCCGGTTATCCAAGCGTCAGTTATTTCAACAAGAGATTTCAGGAGCATGAAGGGATGACCCCTACAGAATATCGTAAATTGTTCCAGTCTTAA
- a CDS encoding lincosamide and streptogramin A transport system ATP-binding/permease protein, whose protein sequence is MSLIHVSNLTFAYEGSYDNIFDNVSFQIDTDWKLGFTGRNGRGKTTFLQLLQGKHEYSGVISAQVSFDYFPFPIENKDVETLDLISSIHPDYVHWELMRELSLLHVAEDVLYRPYSSLSNGEQTKVLLATLFLKENNFLLIDEPTNHLDMKARKLVSDYLNSKRGFILISHDRAFLDNCVDHILSINRTNIDIQRGNFSAWWDNKKRQDDYELAENDRLKKDIRNLAEAARRTSNWSHEVEKSKNGTRNSGSKVDKGYVGHKAAKMMKRSKSMEQRQQSAMDEKSKLLKNIESSESLKISQLPYYKNQLVELESVSIYYGEKVVCSEVNFTIGQGERIALAGKNGSGKSSLIKLICGDELSYTGTFRKGSQLKISYVSQDTSHLEGNLTDYARQNGIDESLFKAILRKLDFARIQFEKDISAFSGGQKKKVLLAHSLCEKAHLHIWDEPLNFIDVISRMQIEELLLEHTPTLLFVEHDREFCNNIATKVVEL, encoded by the coding sequence ATGTCTTTAATCCATGTTTCCAATCTTACATTTGCCTATGAGGGCAGTTACGATAATATATTTGACAATGTTAGCTTTCAGATCGATACAGACTGGAAATTAGGCTTTACCGGTAGAAATGGCAGGGGGAAAACAACCTTTCTTCAGCTATTGCAAGGCAAACATGAATATAGTGGAGTTATTTCCGCTCAAGTCAGCTTTGATTATTTCCCTTTTCCTATTGAGAACAAGGATGTGGAGACGCTGGATCTCATCAGCAGCATTCATCCGGACTATGTTCATTGGGAATTGATGCGTGAACTTAGCTTGCTGCATGTAGCGGAGGATGTTTTATACCGACCATACAGCTCTTTATCCAATGGGGAGCAGACTAAAGTTTTGCTGGCAACACTTTTCCTCAAGGAAAATAATTTCCTGTTAATTGATGAACCGACGAACCATCTTGACATGAAAGCAAGGAAGCTTGTCAGTGATTATCTCAATTCCAAACGAGGATTCATTCTCATATCCCATGACAGAGCTTTTCTGGATAACTGTGTTGACCATATCCTCTCCATTAATCGAACGAATATTGATATTCAGAGGGGGAATTTCTCCGCCTGGTGGGACAACAAGAAGAGACAGGATGATTATGAGCTAGCCGAGAACGATAGGCTGAAAAAGGACATCAGAAATTTAGCTGAAGCTGCCAGACGAACGAGCAACTGGTCGCATGAAGTGGAAAAATCCAAAAACGGCACAAGAAATTCCGGTTCGAAAGTGGATAAGGGATATGTTGGCCATAAAGCTGCCAAGATGATGAAGCGTTCCAAATCGATGGAGCAAAGACAGCAAAGTGCTATGGATGAAAAATCAAAGCTCCTTAAAAACATAGAAAGCTCGGAAAGTTTGAAGATTTCTCAGCTTCCCTATTATAAAAATCAGCTTGTCGAGCTCGAAAGTGTTTCGATTTACTACGGAGAGAAAGTGGTTTGTTCCGAGGTTAACTTCACGATTGGGCAAGGAGAGCGGATTGCGCTTGCAGGCAAAAATGGCTCCGGGAAGTCCAGCCTAATCAAGCTTATTTGCGGGGATGAGCTTAGCTATACGGGTACGTTCCGCAAAGGCAGTCAGCTAAAAATATCCTATGTATCGCAGGATACTTCGCATTTGGAGGGCAACTTGACCGATTACGCCCGGCAAAACGGCATTGATGAAAGTCTGTTTAAAGCCATTTTGAGAAAGCTTGATTTTGCCAGAATTCAGTTTGAAAAGGATATTTCAGCATTCAGCGGCGGCCAAAAGAAAAAGGTGCTCCTAGCACATAGCCTCTGCGAGAAGGCCCATTTGCATATTTGGGATGAACCGCTGAATTTTATCGATGTCATCTCCCGTATGCAGATTGAAGAGCTGCTGCTTGAGCATACCCCCACCTTGCTATTTGTGGAGCATGACCGCGAGTTCTGCAACAATATCGCGACAAAAGTTGTGGAGCTTTGA
- a CDS encoding Protein N-acetyltransferase, RimJ/RimL family (manually curated): MGVLQCAIELPPTISEAKKFVEDNTDFSSTNGRIMFTIEDLNGESLGGINLNSIDERNGTFSIGIVIDKPYRGKGYGTRAVHILLKYAFFERRLHKFNDYVLEGNEPSAAMLRKVGCIQEGVRRQVFYINGRYHDSILFGLTKDEYMDFLNKHV, translated from the coding sequence TTGGGCGTATTACAATGTGCGATAGAATTACCACCTACAATTTCAGAAGCAAAAAAGTTTGTCGAGGATAATACAGACTTTTCTTCAACAAACGGTAGAATTATGTTTACTATTGAGGACTTAAATGGTGAAAGCCTAGGCGGCATTAATTTAAACAGCATTGACGAAAGGAATGGCACATTCAGCATTGGCATCGTAATTGATAAGCCCTACCGCGGCAAGGGGTATGGTACTCGGGCAGTACACATCCTTTTAAAATATGCTTTTTTCGAACGTAGACTTCATAAATTCAATGACTATGTTCTTGAAGGAAACGAGCCATCGGCTGCTATGCTTAGAAAAGTAGGATGCATTCAAGAAGGAGTCCGGCGTCAAGTGTTCTACATAAACGGAAGATATCATGATTCTATTTTGTTCGGTCTAACAAAGGATGAATATATGGATTTTCTTAATAAGCATGTATGA
- a CDS encoding carbohydrate ABC transporter membrane protein 1, CUT1 family — protein sequence MVHATKNAMRRYGVMYALLLPGLLYFVIFKYVPMVYIAAAFKDYNVLQGLWESPWIGWQNFETFFNGVYAGQIIGNTMLISAYKLIFSFPAPIILALMLNAVTSNGFKRTIQTLTYLPHFLSWVVIYGLLVAFLAPGSGLVNQLFNTFGLDRISFLTESGLIRSLIVTTDIWQSIGWGAIIYLASLAGIDPSLYEAAKVDGASRWRQLWHITLPGIRNVIILLLVLRLSAILDVGFDQIFIMLNPLNQEKADVIETWVYRVGMQEGRIGLATAVGLFKSIIGFVLVLGANKIAKKFDGQIW from the coding sequence ATGGTTCACGCAACAAAAAATGCTATGCGTAGATACGGCGTGATGTACGCCCTGCTGCTGCCGGGACTGTTATATTTCGTCATTTTCAAATATGTACCAATGGTGTACATCGCCGCTGCCTTCAAAGACTACAACGTCTTGCAAGGACTTTGGGAGAGCCCCTGGATCGGCTGGCAAAACTTCGAGACCTTTTTTAACGGTGTGTATGCAGGACAAATTATCGGCAATACGATGCTTATCTCGGCATACAAGCTGATCTTTTCGTTCCCGGCGCCGATCATCCTCGCGCTTATGCTAAACGCCGTTACATCCAACGGCTTCAAGCGAACGATCCAGACGCTGACATACTTACCGCACTTTTTATCCTGGGTTGTCATATACGGTCTGCTGGTCGCCTTCCTGGCGCCGGGATCTGGTCTCGTTAATCAGTTATTTAATACGTTCGGCTTGGACCGAATTTCATTCCTGACTGAATCGGGCTTGATCCGCTCGCTCATCGTAACCACGGACATTTGGCAGTCGATCGGCTGGGGTGCAATTATCTACCTGGCTTCTCTGGCTGGTATCGATCCAAGCTTATACGAGGCTGCCAAAGTAGATGGAGCTTCCCGATGGAGGCAACTATGGCATATTACGCTTCCCGGCATTCGCAACGTAATTATTTTGCTGCTCGTGCTGCGGCTTAGCGCCATCCTCGATGTCGGCTTCGACCAAATTTTCATTATGCTGAATCCGCTTAATCAGGAGAAGGCAGACGTCATTGAAACATGGGTGTACCGAGTAGGCATGCAGGAAGGCCGCATCGGACTTGCAACTGCGGTCGGGCTGTTCAAATCCATTATCGGATTTGTGCTCGTGCTCGGCGCGAATAAAATTGCCAAAAAATTCGACGGACAGATCTGGTAG
- a CDS encoding putative aldouronate transport system permease protein, which produces MEQTTIWSRLGKGLNYTLLTLLAASCVIPFLYVISVSLTPISEVIRKDGLVLIPSNITWTAYEEIMQGGRLLDAYKVTIFRVVVGTLLNMLFTVTMALPLSRKALPGRSGFLMFVVFTMLFSGGMIPSYLIVKEVGLLNSEWALIIPGLVNAFYLMIVKSFFEQLPEAIDEAARIDGAGEIAILIRIILPLSMPVIATIGLFYAVWHWNSYFDALLYINNPENQPVQLFLRQILLASVAISGDAAEAANSVNPVSVQMASVVVTTLPIVAVYPFIQKHFTKGVLVGSVKG; this is translated from the coding sequence ATGGAGCAAACAACGATTTGGAGCCGTCTTGGAAAAGGACTTAACTATACGCTGCTGACTTTGCTCGCCGCGTCCTGCGTCATTCCGTTTCTGTACGTCATCAGCGTATCGCTGACCCCGATCTCGGAAGTCATCCGAAAGGACGGTCTTGTCCTCATTCCATCCAACATTACGTGGACGGCTTATGAGGAAATTATGCAGGGGGGCCGATTGCTCGACGCTTACAAGGTTACAATTTTCCGCGTAGTTGTCGGGACTCTGCTCAATATGCTGTTCACCGTCACGATGGCGCTGCCGCTTTCTCGCAAGGCGCTTCCGGGACGAAGCGGTTTTCTGATGTTCGTCGTATTCACCATGCTATTTAGTGGAGGCATGATCCCGAGTTATCTGATCGTCAAAGAAGTTGGGCTGCTCAATTCCGAATGGGCGCTCATTATCCCGGGATTGGTCAACGCGTTTTATCTGATGATCGTAAAAAGCTTTTTTGAGCAGCTGCCCGAAGCGATTGACGAGGCGGCGCGCATCGATGGAGCAGGCGAAATCGCGATTTTGATCCGCATTATTTTGCCGCTGTCGATGCCGGTAATCGCTACAATAGGACTCTTCTATGCCGTCTGGCACTGGAACAGCTACTTCGACGCTTTGCTGTACATCAATAACCCGGAAAACCAGCCAGTGCAGCTGTTCCTGCGGCAAATTCTGCTCGCTTCCGTCGCCATCAGCGGGGATGCCGCCGAAGCGGCCAACTCCGTCAATCCCGTGTCGGTGCAGATGGCCTCGGTTGTCGTGACAACACTTCCGATCGTCGCTGTGTACCCCTTCATTCAAAAGCATTTTACGAAAGGTGTCCTTGTCGGCTCCGTCAAGGGCTGA